DNA from Candidatus Hydrogenedentota bacterium:
TGTTTCTCGCCGCATGTGCGCCGGGACTCTACATTGTATGGCGCGGCGGATGGCCCTTTCTGATTATCGGTCTTGTGTCAATCCTCTGCGGCGTGCTCTATACGGGGGGGCCGTATCCGCTCGGCTATATCGGCCTTGGCGATCTGTTCGTGCTCGTTTTCTTCGGGCCGGTCGCCGTTGGCGGAACCTATTATGTACAGGCCCTGTCGCTGACGCCTGAGGCCCTTGTCGCGGGAGTGGCCGCGGGACTTTTCTCCGTGGCGATTCTTACGGTCAACAATCTACGCGACATCGAACAGGATCGAGTCGCGGGCAAGCGGACCTTGCCCGTGCGGTTCGGGCGCGCTTTCGCCCGCATCGAATACGCGGTTTGCCTTGTGGGCGGGGGTGCGGTCGTTCCGATCGTTCTTGCGGTGAAAACGGGTCGCTGGGGCGTAATGGCATCGGCGCTGGCGCTGGCGGCCGCCCTGCCGGCGATCCGGACGGTCTTCACGAAGACGGACGGCCCTTCCTTGAACGATGCGCTGGCCCGGACCGGCCAAATTCTTCTGTTGTTTGCGGTTCTCTTCTCGGTGGGATGGTTTTTATGGATATCCCGTTAGTACGCCTCTATCGCTACCGCGTGCCGCTGGCAAAACCATTGCGGCTGCGCGGCGCGGATTACCACGATCGCGAAGGGTTGATTCTGGTCTTCGGCGGCGCGTATGGATCAGGCCACGGCGATATCGCGCCCTTGCCGGGTTTCAGCCGCGAAACACTCGACGAGGCACAGGAAGCCGTTGTCCAATGGGCCGGGTTGTTGGGCCGGCTTCCGAAAGATCCCGTCGAACGCGAGAAGGCACTCGCTTTTCTTGACGCCACGCCGTCGGTTCAGTTCGGCATCGAATGCGCCACTTTTTCCTTCCGGCACGCCATTGGCAGCGAACGATCGCTGGGCCTGTACAATCCGGCGCGGCGCACGGTGTCCGTCAACGGCCTTATCGGCGGAACCGGCGATCCGCTTGACGAGGCCAAACGCTTTCGCGCGGAAGGCTATAGGGCCGTCAAGATCAAAGTCGGCCAAGAATCCGTTGCCTCGGACATCGGCCGCGTGCATGCCATTCGGGCGGCGCTGCCCATCGAGGTGGCCATCAGGCTCGACGCCAATCGCGCATGGTCATGGAACGACGCCTTGGCGTTTGCGCGGGGCGTCCGGGACGTATCCATCGAGTATATCGAGGAACCGCTGGCGGACCCGGATCGGTTGCCGGAATTCGCCGCACGGGGCGATTTGGCCGTCGCTCTCGATGAAACCATCGTCGAATGCCGCGACACGAACGGGCTCGCCCAACGTTTTCCGTGGGCCGCGGCGTTCATATTGAAACCGACACTCCTCGGCGGCGTTCGCCGTTGCGAGCGCATCGCCAACGAGGCGATCGAATTTGGAATCCGTCCGGTCGTCAGCGCCTGCTTCGAATCGGGTATCGGCATCGCCGCGCTGGCGCATCTCGCCAGCGCGCTGACCACGGAGGACATACCCGCCGGTCTCGATACCTACGGCTGGCTCGCCGGCGACGTGCTGCCTCGGCGTTTTGCGATTCGCAACGGACGGCTCGATTTGGACGAGGCCGACGAATGCGTGGCCGCGTGCGACTTCGGCGCCCTGGAAGAGGTATATGGTGGCTGACATTTTTACCGCCATCGGAAGGCATGCCCGAAGACGCCCGGAAACGTTGGCTATCCATACGCCGGATGAAACGATCACTTACGCCCGATACGAATCGGCGATTGGCGCAATCGCGGATAATGTCCGCGCATGGGATATGCGCCCCGGTTCATGCACAGGAATCGCCGCGTACACGAGTCTCGACTACGTGATGCTTCTGATGGGGCTCATGCGCGCCGGCGCCGTCGCGTGTCCCATGAACCCGCGCTGGCCCATGCGGGGAATCCTCGACGCCCTGCGCCCGATGAACGCGGAGCGTTTGTTCCTTCCCGCGCGAATCGAGGGCTTGGGCATCCGAACATTCGCCCTGGCGGAAACGCGCAGCCTTGCCGCTTCGGCTTCGTCCGGCAAGGCGCGAAAATCCGTTTCTTCGCATGGGGAAAAAGCGTCCCAAGTGAACCCCTGCCTTTGCATATTCACTTCCGGAAGTTCCGGAAAACCCAAGGCGGCCATGCACGGCCTCGCAAATCTTACGCACAGCGCCGAAACAGCCAATGCGAACATGCCGCTTGAGCCGGGCGACCGCTGGCTACTTTCCTTGCCGTTATTTCACGTGGCGGGCATGGGTGTGCTGTTCCGCTGCGCTGTCGCGGGCGCCGCCGTTTCCGTTCCCGCAACGGCGGAATCCATTGAAGACGGCATCATGCGATGCGGCGCGACGCATGTGTCGCTTGTCGCGGCGCAACTTCACCGTCTCCTCCAAACGGATCGCGGTGTCGAGGCCCTTTCGGGCCTAAAGGCAATCTTGCTCGGCGGCAGCGCCATTCCGGAAACCTTGATTCGGCGCGCCGTCGCCCTCGGCCTGCCCATTCATACCAGTTATGGCATGACCGAAACCGCAAGCCAAATCACCGCAACGCGCCCCGGAGACCCCCTGCAAAAACTGATGACGTCCGGGCGTCCGCTGGCGCCGGACACGGTGCGCGTGGCGCGCGACGGCGAAATTCAGGTGCGGGGCGGCTCGCTCTTCCTCGGTTATCGTGCCGATGAAGGCCTGCATCTTCCGTTGACGGATGACGGCTGGTTCGCGACCGGCGACTTGGGCGCTTTCGATGCGGACGGCTATCTCCGTGTCACGGGCCGCAAGGATCGCATGTTCGTCGCGGGCGGCGAAAATATCCACCCGGAAACCATCGAACATGCGCTTTGCGCGATTGACGGCGTCGGCGCGGCGGCCGTCGTGCCGATCGCCGACGAGGAATTCGGCCGGTTGCCCGTTGCGTTCGTTCTCATGGAACCACGGCTGGACGAGAAGCGCTTGCGCGAGGAACTGGGCAAGGTTCTTCCGCGTTTTCAGATTCCCCGGCGTTTTTTCGCGTGGCCCGAACCATTACGGCGCACCGAAGGCAAAATAACCCAAACAGGCCGCGCAAAACTCATCCGGCTTGCCGAATCACTGTGGGCCCACAACGATTCCCCGCCTACCTCGCGCGCCACTCCGCCGGAATCGTAGCGATGCACACGTCCGGGCTGCCCAGTTTGTGCGAAGTGAAGACAACCTGTGCGGACATGCGGTCCCAGCCCACGTGGGGATGCTCGCCCTTGCCGTAGGTCCGATGACCGGTGGTCAACAGGCGCGGGCGCGTCGTGCGGCCCTCGAACAGCATGATGTCGCCGTGCCAATTGTCGGCGGCGACCCATGCGCCGTCCACACTGCCGCTCGCGTGCCACCAGTTCCGTTTGGCGACCTGCTCCGGCGTTGCCTGGGGCCACCAGGCGCCCTCGCCGACAATGCGCACCTCGCCCGTTGCGATATCGAGCAGTTTCACGTGCGAATCTTCGATCGGTTTTGGATGCACGCCGCCGCAAAACATCATCTGATCGTTCACCCACCACGATTCATGCGTCACCAATTCGTCCGGAATCGCCTTGTACGGCATGCGGATGCTGCCGTCGCGGATGTCCACGATGTTCAACCGTTCAATTCGGCCCGCGAAACTCAGCAGGTTTGGATTGGTCCGGCTCCATTGCACATGGCCCCCGTAACCGGGCTCTTTCGGAAAACGGCATAGGGTTTTCACCTCACCGGTCTCGACTTGGATGGTGACGATGCCCGGAGCATCGTCGTCGTCGAAACGGCTGACGCCGACCGCCAGATGCTTGCCGTCGCAACTTTCGTTAAGCGCGGTATGTGGCGAACAACCCGTCAGCGTTGCGATCGATCGCTCCACAACCATCACGCGCGACCGCTTCTTCGCCGGATTCCGGGCGATTTCGACGGATGGAGCGAATTCAAGCACCTCTTTGCCGCGAAGGACGTAAACACTGTTGCGGCTGAGCGACGCCGTTGCGGAGCCGACCGGTCCTTTGGGCGTCTCGAACCGGATCAGTTCGCCGGTCCGGGTCAGATACCCCATCAATCCCCCTTCCCGGCGCGCCGAATAAAAATAAATGATGGAACTGTCCGTTGACCAGGAACGCTCATGAAAGTAAAAATTCGTGTCCGCCGCCGGATCGGATGTCAGAAACGTCAACGTGGCTCCCGTTTCTTCGTCCACCATCCGTTTATGCTCCGGCGGAAAAACCTTCAGCGAATAACTTTCCCCCCATGCGGCCAGTCCCCCGGCGATCGCCAACACAGTTGCAACGCCGGACAATGCTTTTCTGTAAAACGAATTCATGAAATTGCCTCCATACACGCACCAAGTAAGGGCGCTGATTCCTTGTTATCTCTTGAAATCGGCGAGAAGTGAAGATAAGAAGAGAATGGGAATAAGGGAAACACCCTCAAACCAAAACATCTCCTTGTCTTCTTCATGCACGCCAGCCTTGGGGGAAAAAAATGTCCTGGTAGAGGTGCAGGGCGTATTGATCGGTCATGCCGGCGAGAAAGTCCACGGTGCGGCGATCAAGCGGTTCGCCGGGGTCGCCTGCGGCGCTGTCTTCCGTCGGATTTTCCAGCAAATAGGCGTACAGTTCGCGCAGGAGTTTCTTGCCTTTGTCAATCTCGTGGGTGATGGCCATGCACGGGTAAACTTGCGCATACATGAATGCGCGCAACTCGTTTGTCGCATCGAGTATTTCGGCGGTCATGCCGATGGTTCCGTCCCGGCTGCCGTTGATGAGGGCGGTGACCATCGCGTCTATACGGGCGGAGGTGGTCGTGCCCAGCACATTGATGGCGGTTTTCGGCAAATCCTCCAAGGTGATGATGCCGGCGCGAATGGCGTCGTCTATGTCGTGGTTGACATAGGCGATCGCGTCGCACACGCTGAACAATTCCCCTTCCCGGGTGACGGCGTGCGAACCGCGTGTGCCCTGCAGGAGATGCCTGCCCTTCGAA
Protein-coding regions in this window:
- a CDS encoding 1,4-dihydroxy-2-naphthoate polyprenyltransferase, producing the protein MDAKQATGMDGNISRNNTEKPVFSIWFQAARPKTLAAGIAPVVIGSAMATADARFHAMSAFCAFAGTVLIQIGTNFANDYFDAMKGSDTDERIGPVRAVQAGLVTPGAMRRAATLVFLAACAPGLYIVWRGGWPFLIIGLVSILCGVLYTGGPYPLGYIGLGDLFVLVFFGPVAVGGTYYVQALSLTPEALVAGVAAGLFSVAILTVNNLRDIEQDRVAGKRTLPVRFGRAFARIEYAVCLVGGGAVVPIVLAVKTGRWGVMASALALAAALPAIRTVFTKTDGPSLNDALARTGQILLLFAVLFSVGWFLWISR
- the menC gene encoding o-succinylbenzoate synthase, translating into MDIPLVRLYRYRVPLAKPLRLRGADYHDREGLILVFGGAYGSGHGDIAPLPGFSRETLDEAQEAVVQWAGLLGRLPKDPVEREKALAFLDATPSVQFGIECATFSFRHAIGSERSLGLYNPARRTVSVNGLIGGTGDPLDEAKRFRAEGYRAVKIKVGQESVASDIGRVHAIRAALPIEVAIRLDANRAWSWNDALAFARGVRDVSIEYIEEPLADPDRLPEFAARGDLAVALDETIVECRDTNGLAQRFPWAAAFILKPTLLGGVRRCERIANEAIEFGIRPVVSACFESGIGIAALAHLASALTTEDIPAGLDTYGWLAGDVLPRRFAIRNGRLDLDEADECVAACDFGALEEVYGG
- a CDS encoding AMP-binding protein, with protein sequence MVADIFTAIGRHARRRPETLAIHTPDETITYARYESAIGAIADNVRAWDMRPGSCTGIAAYTSLDYVMLLMGLMRAGAVACPMNPRWPMRGILDALRPMNAERLFLPARIEGLGIRTFALAETRSLAASASSGKARKSVSSHGEKASQVNPCLCIFTSGSSGKPKAAMHGLANLTHSAETANANMPLEPGDRWLLSLPLFHVAGMGVLFRCAVAGAAVSVPATAESIEDGIMRCGATHVSLVAAQLHRLLQTDRGVEALSGLKAILLGGSAIPETLIRRAVALGLPIHTSYGMTETASQITATRPGDPLQKLMTSGRPLAPDTVRVARDGEIQVRGGSLFLGYRADEGLHLPLTDDGWFATGDLGAFDADGYLRVTGRKDRMFVAGGENIHPETIEHALCAIDGVGAAAVVPIADEEFGRLPVAFVLMEPRLDEKRLREELGKVLPRFQIPRRFFAWPEPLRRTEGKITQTGRAKLIRLAESLWAHNDSPPTSRATPPES
- a CDS encoding deoxyguanosinetriphosphate triphosphohydrolase encodes the protein MATLREAIERQEFERLSPFAARAAESRGRAMPEEEHDYRTAFQRDRDRILHSKAFRRLKRKTQVFLAPEGDHYRTRLTHTLEAAQIARTAARALALNEDLTEAIAFGHDLGHTPFGHAGEAALNEVYPPGFRHAEQSLRVVEKLEPGRHGPGLNLTFEVRDGILNHSKGRHLLQGTRGSHAVTREGELFSVCDAIAYVNHDIDDAIRAGIITLEDLPKTAINVLGTTTSARIDAMVTALINGSRDGTIGMTAEILDATNELRAFMYAQVYPCMAITHEIDKGKKLLRELYAYLLENPTEDSAAGDPGEPLDRRTVDFLAGMTDQYALHLYQDIFFPQGWRA